From Bordetella flabilis, the proteins below share one genomic window:
- a CDS encoding aspartate aminotransferase family protein, with protein MMNETEFEFTEPAIDVLLKQPLHARLPLVDHAKGVYIYDAMGRDYLDGSGGAMTVSIGHGVREVLDAMHGQAEKVCFTYRTHFTNAPAETLAQTLVDLAPEGIEHVFFVNSGSEATELALRTAQQYWRDRGRPGKTHVLGRAISYHGMTLGALSMSGHSARRADYGNLLHTFAVAPPPYPYRFPLSGADAEGHGAMVWDRIIREYGPGKVAAVIVEPVVGAAGGALTPDIGYLRTLREICDRHEVLLISDEVITGMGRTGTWFGCDHDGIAPDLIATGKGMTSGYTPMGAVLFHRRIVETFAATGKTVPFGHTFSANPLSAATCLAVVDYMRKHRVLDNVAARARQLEAGLRRLAARFSWMADVRGRGLLWGFEFVTDPVARTPPDPALNANTLFTAHCFKAGLIVYTAGIAPFNNATLIAPPLVITEAEMEDLLRRLERGLTTFGAEMGYADHQAVR; from the coding sequence ATGATGAATGAAACTGAATTCGAATTCACCGAGCCTGCCATCGACGTGCTGCTCAAGCAGCCCCTGCACGCGCGGCTGCCGCTGGTCGACCATGCGAAGGGCGTCTACATCTACGACGCCATGGGCCGCGACTACCTGGATGGCTCTGGCGGCGCGATGACTGTTTCAATAGGACATGGCGTGCGGGAAGTGCTGGATGCCATGCATGGCCAGGCCGAGAAGGTCTGCTTTACGTATCGGACGCATTTCACCAACGCCCCGGCCGAAACCCTGGCGCAGACGCTGGTCGACCTGGCGCCCGAAGGCATCGAGCATGTGTTCTTCGTCAACAGCGGGTCGGAAGCCACTGAATTGGCTTTGCGTACCGCGCAGCAGTACTGGCGGGATCGGGGACGTCCCGGGAAAACCCATGTGCTGGGGCGGGCGATCAGTTATCACGGCATGACGCTGGGCGCGCTGTCCATGTCGGGCCATAGCGCCCGGCGCGCCGATTATGGCAATCTGCTGCACACGTTCGCGGTGGCCCCGCCGCCCTACCCCTATCGTTTTCCCCTGTCCGGTGCGGACGCGGAAGGCCACGGTGCCATGGTGTGGGACCGGATCATCCGCGAGTACGGGCCCGGGAAGGTGGCCGCCGTCATCGTCGAACCGGTCGTCGGCGCCGCGGGTGGCGCGCTGACGCCGGATATCGGCTACCTGCGCACGCTGCGTGAGATCTGCGACCGGCACGAGGTGCTGCTGATCTCCGACGAGGTCATCACCGGCATGGGCCGCACCGGTACCTGGTTCGGATGCGACCATGACGGCATCGCGCCGGACTTGATCGCCACGGGCAAGGGCATGACCTCCGGCTATACGCCGATGGGCGCCGTGCTCTTTCACCGGCGCATCGTCGAGACTTTCGCCGCCACGGGCAAGACCGTGCCCTTCGGCCATACCTTCAGTGCCAATCCCCTGTCCGCCGCGACATGCCTGGCTGTCGTGGACTACATGCGCAAGCATCGCGTGCTGGACAACGTGGCGGCCCGCGCCAGGCAACTGGAAGCCGGGTTGCGCCGCCTGGCGGCGCGTTTTTCCTGGATGGCCGACGTGCGCGGCCGGGGCCTGCTGTGGGGGTTCGAGTTCGTCACCGATCCTGTGGCCAGAACGCCGCCGGACCCCGCGCTCAATGCCAACACGCTATTTACCGCGCACTGCTTCAAGGCCGGCCTGATTGTCTATACCGCCGGCATCGCACCGTTTAACAACGCCACGCTGATCGCCCCGCCGCTGGTCATTACCGAAGCCGAGATGGAGGACCTGTTGCGGCGCTTGGAACGCGGGCTGACGACTTTCGGCGCCGAGATGGGCTACGCAGACCACCAAGCCGTGCGCTGA
- a CDS encoding enoyl-CoA hydratase/isomerase family protein: MSTLPVFETLQLELEGGISTLWLNRPDSRNALNLRMCHEITAACEALEQNEAVRVVVLRARGVAFCAGADLKERQGMSAAEMVARRVDGFTAYAALEALSKPLIAAVHGAAFGSGCEIAAACDFVLATSQAAFKYPEVGWGTVGATQRLPRIVGRRMAKELLFTGRTMDAREALQLGLVNHVYEPQEFDAAIAEMVERIAAANPLTVRLTKQSIDEGLDTTREGAMAIELVAIQRNLRHSDWQKAISTFGKKEKGDAAS, translated from the coding sequence ATGAGCACGCTACCCGTATTCGAAACACTGCAACTCGAACTTGAAGGAGGGATCTCCACCCTCTGGCTGAACCGTCCGGATAGCCGCAACGCGCTGAACCTGCGCATGTGTCATGAGATCACGGCCGCGTGCGAGGCGCTGGAGCAGAACGAAGCCGTGCGCGTCGTCGTGCTCCGGGCCCGCGGCGTGGCGTTTTGCGCCGGCGCGGACCTGAAGGAAAGGCAGGGCATGAGTGCGGCCGAGATGGTCGCGCGCAGGGTGGACGGCTTTACGGCGTATGCCGCCCTCGAGGCATTGTCCAAGCCCCTGATCGCCGCCGTGCACGGTGCGGCGTTCGGATCCGGTTGTGAGATCGCCGCCGCCTGCGATTTCGTCCTGGCGACGTCGCAGGCAGCCTTCAAGTACCCGGAGGTGGGGTGGGGGACGGTCGGCGCGACCCAGAGGTTGCCGCGTATCGTCGGGCGCCGCATGGCCAAGGAACTGCTTTTTACCGGTAGAACCATGGACGCACGCGAAGCCCTGCAGTTGGGGCTGGTCAACCATGTGTACGAGCCGCAGGAATTCGACGCCGCCATTGCTGAAATGGTTGAACGCATCGCGGCAGCCAATCCGCTGACGGTCCGGTTGACCAAGCAAAGCATCGACGAGGGGCTGGATACCACGCGCGAAGGCGCCATGGCGATCGAACTGGTGGCCATCCAGCGCAACCTTCGGCACAGCGATTGGCAGAAGGCGATTTCAACCTTCGGCAAAAAGGAGAAGGGCGATGCGGCTTCTTGA
- a CDS encoding enoyl-CoA hydratase/isomerase family protein: MEHLLIEDRGAVRILTLNRPEKHNALNTRLTQELLDSLREADRTAGINAVVLTGAGKSFCAGADTTEFSALTPQDPQAVSARADLTTSLHLVFSQMNKPVVSAVRGNALGGGAGLAIACDLCVMSETVRFGYPELKHGIVAAVVMANLVRQVGRKQAFELVSLAEPLDGHAAKAWGLCNRVVPDERVLDTALDLAHKVAGWSAIAMATTKRAFHRAADLGLAQALEVGRDANVMMRGFRKDKA, encoded by the coding sequence ATGGAACACCTGCTGATCGAAGACCGCGGCGCTGTCCGCATCCTGACGCTGAACCGGCCCGAGAAGCACAATGCGCTGAACACGCGCCTGACGCAGGAACTGCTCGACAGCCTGCGCGAGGCGGATCGGACCGCCGGCATCAACGCCGTAGTCTTGACGGGCGCCGGCAAGTCGTTTTGCGCGGGCGCCGACACGACTGAATTCTCCGCGCTGACGCCGCAGGATCCACAAGCGGTGAGCGCCCGCGCGGACCTGACCACCAGCCTGCACCTGGTGTTCTCGCAGATGAACAAACCGGTGGTCTCCGCCGTGCGGGGAAACGCGCTGGGCGGCGGTGCCGGCCTGGCCATCGCCTGCGACTTGTGCGTCATGTCGGAGACCGTGCGCTTCGGGTACCCCGAGCTCAAGCACGGGATCGTCGCGGCAGTGGTCATGGCGAACCTGGTCCGGCAGGTGGGCCGCAAGCAGGCGTTCGAACTGGTGTCCCTGGCTGAACCCCTGGACGGCCACGCCGCCAAGGCCTGGGGCCTGTGCAATCGCGTCGTGCCGGACGAGCGCGTGCTCGATACGGCGCTCGATCTGGCGCACAAGGTCGCGGGGTGGAGCGCCATCGCCATGGCCACGACCAAGCGCGCGTTTCACCGCGCGGCGGACCTGGGGCTGGCCCAGGCGCTCGAAGTCGGCCGCGACGCGAACGTCATGATGCGGGGCTTTCGCAAGGACAAGGCATGA
- a CDS encoding branched-chain amino acid ABC transporter permease — MTSLLAAQLLNGLAIGMIYALTAFGLSIIKGLLNVPNFAHGAFYALGAYACYAALQANIPFALALAIAFLVPALVGALVEKLGVSRLMSGPYLYQLLFLFGTALILEQLIIIIWGTMGLSAAAPEWLEGAFDLGFTFLPRYLVFNGAMAALTIAVVWLMIERTRLGSQIRAGIDKREMAQCLGIDVSRLITAGFALGAGLAGLSGGLVLPLLGANATMGSEMLSIAFVVLVIGGLGSLYGALAAGVLVGVIQSVSSVFVPSASTVLIYVAMVATLMVRPQGLFGER; from the coding sequence ATGACTTCCTTGCTCGCCGCACAGCTCCTGAACGGGCTCGCGATCGGGATGATCTACGCCCTTACCGCGTTCGGATTGTCCATCATCAAGGGGCTGCTCAATGTCCCGAACTTCGCGCACGGCGCTTTCTATGCGCTGGGCGCCTACGCCTGCTACGCCGCCCTACAGGCAAACATTCCTTTTGCGCTGGCGTTGGCCATCGCTTTTCTCGTACCGGCGCTGGTGGGCGCGCTTGTCGAGAAACTTGGCGTGTCCCGGCTGATGAGCGGTCCCTATCTTTACCAGCTGCTGTTCCTGTTCGGCACCGCGCTGATTCTGGAACAACTGATCATCATCATCTGGGGCACCATGGGCCTGAGCGCCGCCGCGCCCGAATGGCTTGAAGGCGCTTTCGACCTGGGCTTTACGTTCCTGCCCAGATACCTGGTGTTCAACGGCGCGATGGCGGCGCTTACCATCGCGGTCGTCTGGCTGATGATCGAGCGCACCCGGCTGGGCTCGCAGATCCGAGCCGGCATCGACAAGCGCGAGATGGCGCAGTGCCTGGGCATAGACGTATCGCGCCTGATCACCGCCGGCTTCGCCCTCGGCGCCGGCCTGGCCGGCCTGTCGGGCGGATTGGTTTTGCCGCTGCTGGGCGCCAATGCCACCATGGGCTCCGAAATGCTTTCGATCGCGTTCGTGGTGCTTGTCATCGGAGGACTGGGTTCGCTCTACGGCGCGCTGGCTGCCGGCGTACTGGTCGGGGTCATCCAGAGCGTGTCCTCGGTGTTCGTACCGTCCGCGAGCACCGTCCTGATCTACGTGGCCATGGTGGCCACCCTGATGGTCCGGCCGCAGGGCCTGTTTGGGGAACGCTGA
- a CDS encoding NAD(P)H-dependent flavin oxidoreductase gives MRTRITSMLGIDHPIVQAGMSWASSSAALPAAVSNAGGLGVLAAGPLRPDDFVRVLDELSDATHRPYAVNIPLYRPGAAEILDAMHGHRVPVVIASQGSPKAHLPRFRDIGATWIQVVATLEHARKAADAGVDALVVVGTEAGGHPPASEVTTLVTVRRVLQEVSIPVIASGGVADGWGIAALLALGADAVQLGTRFLLTEEATVHANYKAAVLAADVHDTALVGRRDLPIRGLRNAFARAIFDAERAQLAQEEYLALFKKSTLRQAALDGDVEWGRVELGQSAGLISQIEPAAAVMDRLVRELDEATGRLRTMAR, from the coding sequence ATGCGTACACGAATCACCTCGATGCTCGGCATCGACCATCCCATCGTGCAGGCGGGAATGAGCTGGGCCTCGTCCAGCGCGGCACTGCCGGCGGCCGTCTCGAACGCCGGCGGGCTCGGGGTACTTGCCGCGGGCCCGTTGCGGCCGGACGATTTCGTGCGCGTGCTGGACGAACTGTCCGATGCCACCCACAGGCCCTACGCCGTCAACATTCCGCTATACCGCCCTGGCGCCGCCGAGATCCTGGATGCCATGCATGGCCATCGGGTGCCCGTAGTCATCGCCTCGCAGGGAAGCCCGAAAGCGCACCTGCCGCGCTTCCGCGATATCGGCGCCACCTGGATACAGGTCGTCGCCACGCTGGAACACGCCAGAAAGGCCGCCGATGCCGGTGTCGATGCGCTGGTGGTTGTGGGCACCGAGGCCGGGGGCCATCCGCCGGCCAGCGAGGTGACGACCCTGGTGACGGTGCGGCGTGTCCTGCAGGAAGTGTCCATTCCGGTCATCGCCAGCGGGGGCGTGGCCGACGGCTGGGGCATCGCTGCGCTGCTGGCGCTCGGCGCCGACGCGGTGCAACTGGGGACCCGCTTCCTGCTCACGGAAGAAGCCACCGTGCATGCCAACTACAAGGCCGCTGTCCTGGCGGCGGATGTCCACGACACCGCCCTGGTAGGGCGCCGGGACCTGCCGATACGCGGCCTGCGCAACGCCTTTGCTCGCGCGATCTTCGACGCGGAGCGCGCCCAATTGGCGCAAGAGGAATACCTGGCCCTGTTCAAGAAAAGCACGCTCAGGCAGGCGGCGCTGGACGGCGATGTCGAGTGGGGCAGGGTAGAACTGGGCCAGTCCGCTGGCCTGATCTCACAGATCGAACCCGCCGCCGCCGTAATGGACCGCCTGGTACGCGAGCTGGATGAAGCCACCGGCCGGCTGCGGACGATGGCCCGTTGA
- a CDS encoding Bug family tripartite tricarboxylate transporter substrate binding protein codes for MNMLRPTLRRKVRRLFRQILPAFALCMALPKAMAADSYPSHPLVLINPYAVGGPADLLGRALAKELGEILGQSVIVENKPGGGASIGTAYVAKAAPDGYTMLLGTAAAHTVTPMATKVPYKGIEDFEFVGMVANVPNILTVYPSVPAQNLKEFIALAKSQPGKFNYASAGMGSSPHIAAEMFKHYANVDLVHVPYKGAAPAVNDLVAGTVAVGLLNISAVLPFIKSGKLRALAYANTERSPDLPNVPTFAESGLPDMVSGSWYSLAVPAGTPAAIVDKLAQALKAVQERPEFKKILAAQNAIVMPQQKQQATDYIRADGMRLAELVKATGMKLQE; via the coding sequence ATGAACATGCTTCGCCCGACGCTTCGCCGCAAGGTCCGAAGATTGTTTCGCCAGATCCTGCCGGCTTTTGCGCTGTGCATGGCGCTGCCCAAGGCCATGGCGGCCGACAGCTATCCTTCGCACCCCTTGGTACTGATCAATCCCTATGCGGTTGGAGGGCCGGCTGATCTTCTGGGACGTGCGCTCGCCAAGGAACTGGGAGAGATCCTGGGGCAATCCGTGATCGTCGAAAACAAACCTGGCGGCGGGGCAAGCATAGGCACTGCCTATGTGGCCAAAGCCGCGCCCGACGGCTACACCATGCTGTTGGGTACAGCGGCCGCTCACACGGTGACGCCGATGGCGACCAAGGTGCCCTACAAGGGCATCGAGGATTTCGAGTTCGTGGGCATGGTGGCGAATGTGCCCAATATCCTCACCGTCTATCCGTCGGTTCCCGCGCAGAACCTGAAAGAATTCATCGCCCTGGCCAAGTCGCAGCCGGGAAAATTCAATTACGCGTCCGCGGGCATGGGCAGCTCGCCGCACATCGCGGCGGAGATGTTCAAGCACTACGCCAATGTGGATCTCGTCCATGTGCCTTACAAGGGCGCAGCGCCGGCGGTGAATGACCTGGTGGCCGGCACGGTTGCGGTCGGACTGCTCAATATTTCCGCCGTATTGCCGTTTATAAAGTCCGGCAAGCTGCGCGCGCTGGCTTATGCCAACACGGAACGTTCGCCCGACCTGCCGAACGTGCCCACCTTTGCGGAGTCCGGTCTTCCCGACATGGTCTCAGGTAGCTGGTACAGCCTGGCCGTCCCTGCCGGAACGCCCGCCGCCATCGTCGACAAGCTGGCGCAGGCCCTGAAGGCGGTACAGGAGCGACCGGAATTCAAGAAGATCCTGGCGGCGCAGAACGCCATCGTGATGCCCCAACAGAAGCAACAGGCCACCGATTACATTCGCGCCGATGGCATGCGGCTCGCCGAGCTTGTGAAGGCGACCGGCATGAAACTACAAGAGTGA
- a CDS encoding CaiB/BaiF CoA transferase family protein has protein sequence MRPLEGITILDLSRVLACPFASMILAELGAEVIKVEQPGAGDETREFEPVVQGDAGNVSAYYMAFNRSKRSITVNLRSPEGQDVVRRLAAKTDVLLENFPVGTMKKYGLDYAAMSALNSRIVHVSCTGFGMTGPYAKRKGYDTVFQAMCGIMSLTGERGGGPVKPGLPVADLSSGLWVCIAILSALAGREKTGHGCHVDFSMFDGQVGLLSLAAARWFTLGEVPERLGTEHPGRIPSAAFLCADGKWVQITGSDQHWPPLCNLLGLEAWGADPALARNADRLARREEIMAGLQQAIRRLDRDELCRRCDAAGVPAGPILQVDEVLANEHVAARGMVVDFEHPLVGRFPGLRVPLRFDGMDDPQVGRPPLLGEHTDEVLREKLGLADAEIARLRGAGAV, from the coding sequence ATGAGACCGCTGGAGGGCATCACCATTCTGGACCTGTCGCGCGTGCTGGCCTGCCCGTTCGCGTCCATGATCCTTGCCGAGCTGGGGGCCGAAGTCATCAAGGTCGAGCAGCCGGGCGCAGGCGACGAAACGCGGGAGTTCGAGCCCGTGGTGCAGGGGGATGCGGGCAACGTATCGGCCTACTACATGGCCTTCAATCGCAGCAAGCGATCCATTACGGTCAATCTGCGTTCTCCCGAGGGCCAGGATGTCGTTCGCCGCCTGGCTGCGAAGACGGATGTGCTGCTGGAGAACTTTCCGGTCGGGACGATGAAGAAGTACGGGCTGGACTATGCCGCGATGTCAGCGCTCAACAGCCGTATCGTCCACGTAAGTTGCACCGGCTTCGGCATGACCGGCCCCTACGCGAAGCGCAAAGGGTACGACACGGTATTCCAGGCCATGTGCGGCATCATGAGCCTGACAGGCGAGCGCGGCGGCGGCCCGGTGAAGCCCGGTCTTCCGGTGGCGGACCTTAGCTCCGGCCTGTGGGTATGCATCGCCATCCTGTCGGCCCTGGCGGGGCGTGAGAAAACCGGCCACGGTTGCCACGTGGACTTTTCGATGTTCGACGGACAAGTGGGGCTGTTGTCGCTGGCCGCGGCCCGCTGGTTCACCCTTGGAGAAGTCCCCGAGCGCCTGGGTACGGAACATCCCGGCCGCATCCCGTCGGCCGCCTTCCTGTGCGCGGACGGCAAGTGGGTCCAGATAACCGGTAGCGACCAGCACTGGCCCCCCTTGTGCAATCTGCTCGGCCTGGAAGCGTGGGGCGCCGATCCGGCCCTGGCTCGCAACGCCGATCGCCTGGCGCGGCGCGAGGAGATCATGGCGGGCTTGCAGCAGGCGATACGCCGACTGGACCGGGATGAGCTGTGCCGCCGCTGCGATGCAGCCGGCGTCCCCGCAGGCCCCATCCTGCAGGTCGACGAAGTGCTTGCCAATGAGCACGTGGCGGCGCGCGGCATGGTGGTGGACTTCGAGCATCCGCTGGTCGGCCGCTTCCCCGGTCTGCGCGTGCCATTGCGGTTCGATGGCATGGATGACCCGCAGGTGGGCCGTCCGCCGCTGCTGGGCGAGCATACGGATGAAGTGTTACGCGAAAAGCTGGGCTTGGCCGATGCCGAGATCGCGCGCCTGCGTGGCGCCGGCGCCGTCTAG
- a CDS encoding CaiB/BaiF CoA transferase family protein: METPAASADTAMPLAGIRVVDLTSAVVGPYCTQVLADYGADVIKLEEKSGDVIRWISGRSRTPGMSGKFMHMNRNKRSISLDLKQPAGREALLKLVDTADVFLHNMRNAAVGRLGLDAGTLMARRPGLLYCGIVGFGSDGRYAGRPAYDSILQGGTGLASLLSGADGQPRYVPYVVIDRTAGLMVTHALLAALFARERDGRGRVIEVPMFESYAGLLLGEHLYGHSFEPPTDRLGDRRLLDANARPVRTRDGYACITTNTDAQVRKLFTALGRPDLAADVRFATSLSRIEHIAEFFAVRAELLAQRDTDEVVELLLKHDIPCMPCHTLESLLADPHLGDVGLVQPAQHPTQGEIRQIRPAIRMTGFEPSVRLPAPHIGEHTVAVLAELGYTAERIAELYGSAAAYTAPDAPSYQ; the protein is encoded by the coding sequence ATGGAAACACCCGCTGCGTCCGCCGATACGGCAATGCCCCTGGCCGGCATACGGGTCGTGGACCTGACCTCGGCCGTGGTCGGCCCCTATTGCACCCAGGTGCTGGCCGACTACGGCGCCGACGTCATCAAGCTGGAGGAGAAGTCGGGCGATGTCATCCGCTGGATTTCCGGTCGATCCAGGACCCCGGGCATGTCGGGGAAGTTCATGCATATGAACCGGAACAAGCGCAGCATTTCACTGGATCTGAAGCAGCCCGCCGGCCGCGAGGCGCTGCTGAAGCTGGTGGATACGGCGGATGTGTTCCTGCACAACATGCGCAACGCGGCGGTGGGCCGCCTGGGCCTGGACGCGGGCACGCTCATGGCGCGCCGCCCCGGCTTGCTGTACTGCGGGATTGTCGGCTTCGGCAGCGACGGCCGATATGCCGGTCGGCCCGCCTATGACTCCATTCTGCAAGGGGGGACCGGGCTGGCGAGCCTGCTGTCCGGCGCTGACGGACAGCCACGCTACGTACCTTATGTGGTGATCGACCGTACCGCCGGGCTGATGGTCACGCATGCGCTTCTTGCCGCGCTATTCGCGCGCGAGCGCGATGGCAGGGGCCGCGTGATCGAGGTCCCCATGTTCGAGAGCTATGCCGGGCTGTTGCTTGGCGAACACCTGTACGGCCACAGCTTCGAGCCGCCGACCGATCGCCTGGGAGATCGCCGCCTGCTGGACGCCAACGCCCGGCCTGTGCGCACACGCGACGGCTATGCCTGCATCACGACCAACACCGATGCGCAGGTACGCAAGTTGTTCACGGCGCTCGGGCGCCCCGATCTGGCGGCCGATGTGCGCTTTGCCACGTCGCTATCGCGGATAGAGCATATCGCCGAATTCTTCGCCGTGCGCGCCGAGCTGCTGGCGCAACGCGATACCGATGAAGTCGTCGAACTGCTGTTGAAGCACGACATTCCGTGCATGCCGTGCCACACGCTGGAGTCGCTTTTGGCCGATCCGCACTTGGGCGACGTGGGCCTGGTGCAACCGGCGCAACATCCGACACAGGGCGAGATACGGCAGATACGCCCGGCCATCCGCATGACAGGCTTCGAGCCTTCCGTGCGCCTGCCGGCGCCCCACATCGGTGAACACACCGTCGCGGTTCTCGCCGAACTTGGCTACACGGCGGAGCGGATCGCGGAACTGTACGGCAGCGCCGCCGCCTACACCGCTCCAGACGCGCCCTCGTACCAATAA
- a CDS encoding Bug family tripartite tricarboxylate transporter substrate binding protein, whose protein sequence is MIDLQRRRLVAIAALAAVPTLVSGQAAFPHHPPRLIVGFAPGGGSDFIARALATEIAGPLGQPLIVENRPGAGGAIAARAAASSVPDGYTLFLGSAATFVINPLLKSDLPYDAEKDFVRVGAVARFEYVLMARPGFPYKTVAALIAHAKQRPEALTIGSAGNGSNTHLAAAAFQQAAGIRLRHIPYKGTTPALNDLAGGNIDLLFDSVPTVLNLVKAGKVTGLATTGNVREALLPDLPTIMEAGVPGFTASNWFAVFAPARTPTDVVTRINAAMRKALTGEALSAQLTSTGNVPLPGSPRDLQELVKSERASYTGLIKSSGIRID, encoded by the coding sequence GTGATAGATCTTCAGCGCCGCAGGCTTGTCGCCATCGCCGCCCTGGCGGCTGTTCCCACGCTGGTCTCCGGCCAGGCCGCATTTCCCCATCATCCCCCGCGGCTGATCGTCGGCTTTGCGCCTGGCGGGGGCAGCGATTTCATCGCCCGCGCCTTGGCCACCGAGATCGCGGGCCCTTTGGGCCAGCCCCTGATCGTGGAGAACCGTCCGGGCGCAGGCGGCGCCATTGCGGCACGAGCCGCCGCCTCCAGCGTGCCGGACGGCTACACCCTGTTTCTTGGCAGCGCGGCAACGTTCGTCATCAACCCGCTCCTGAAGAGCGACCTGCCCTACGACGCCGAGAAAGACTTTGTTCGAGTGGGAGCGGTGGCGCGTTTCGAATACGTGCTGATGGCACGTCCCGGCTTCCCTTACAAGACGGTGGCCGCGCTGATCGCGCATGCGAAACAGAGGCCTGAAGCGCTGACCATCGGTTCGGCCGGCAACGGGTCGAATACCCATCTGGCCGCCGCGGCCTTCCAGCAGGCCGCGGGCATACGCTTGCGGCACATTCCCTACAAGGGCACCACACCCGCCCTGAACGACCTGGCCGGCGGCAATATCGATCTATTGTTCGACTCCGTGCCTACGGTGCTGAATCTGGTCAAGGCCGGCAAGGTGACCGGACTGGCGACCACCGGCAATGTGCGGGAAGCCCTGCTGCCCGATCTGCCCACCATCATGGAGGCCGGCGTGCCCGGCTTCACCGCGAGCAATTGGTTCGCCGTCTTCGCTCCGGCCCGCACGCCGACGGACGTCGTCACGCGCATCAATGCCGCCATGCGTAAAGCGCTGACGGGCGAGGCACTGAGCGCGCAGTTGACCTCGACCGGCAACGTGCCGCTGCCAGGAAGCCCCCGGGACTTGCAGGAACTGGTGAAAAGCGAACGCGCTTCCTATACAGGCCTTATCAAGTCGTCAGGCATCAGGATCGACTGA
- a CDS encoding ABC transporter substrate-binding protein, with product MISDRKLDRRTILKAGVAALGSSLTGISWAQDSDASLTMGVLSQQTGTFAYAGDLVLKGAKLAIEERNGAVHGKKINLVVRDDEGKPAVGVRRLTEAIASDKLRYFVGNFSSAVGLAELEVAAQEKVLQYAAGGSEDFTGSRCSAYTFQWSAHAYTALRATLEYVSKTLPDKKKIYTITADYAFGQSLLHYTRVAAKELGLELVGNDNHPSGERQFTQYFTKALSTRPDIICLLTAGADAVTAIRQFNSFGVKSVQIVGPWTLEVEQMRELSPAMRSGMILGLNYYQDIDTPVNKAFVKRYLEAYKNVPSYAAAYGYDSMRTLFLAMDKAKSVEVSAVIKALEGMQYDSIFGPTHIDARTHQTVRPYYVVECKAPAAMKNEFDLATIVAQGDKPQPAELNQCKRQV from the coding sequence ATGATCTCTGACAGAAAGCTGGACCGCCGCACCATCCTAAAAGCCGGCGTCGCGGCGCTGGGCTCATCGCTGACCGGCATTTCCTGGGCGCAAGACTCCGACGCGTCGCTGACCATGGGCGTCTTGTCGCAGCAGACCGGCACCTTTGCCTATGCGGGCGACCTCGTCCTGAAGGGCGCGAAGCTGGCGATAGAAGAACGCAATGGCGCGGTACACGGCAAGAAGATCAACCTGGTGGTGCGGGATGACGAAGGCAAGCCCGCCGTGGGCGTACGCCGGCTGACCGAAGCGATCGCCTCCGACAAGCTGCGCTACTTCGTCGGCAATTTTTCCAGCGCCGTCGGCCTGGCGGAGCTGGAAGTCGCCGCCCAGGAGAAAGTCCTTCAGTACGCGGCCGGTGGCTCGGAAGACTTCACCGGGTCGCGCTGCAGTGCCTACACATTCCAATGGTCGGCCCATGCCTATACCGCGCTGCGCGCGACGCTGGAGTATGTCAGCAAGACCCTGCCCGACAAGAAAAAAATCTACACGATTACGGCCGACTACGCCTTCGGCCAATCGTTGCTGCATTACACCCGGGTCGCGGCCAAGGAACTGGGCCTGGAACTGGTGGGCAACGACAACCATCCGTCGGGCGAGCGCCAGTTCACCCAGTATTTCACCAAGGCCTTGTCTACCCGGCCCGACATCATCTGCCTGCTCACGGCAGGCGCCGACGCCGTGACGGCGATCCGGCAATTCAACAGCTTCGGCGTCAAGTCGGTGCAGATCGTCGGTCCGTGGACGCTGGAAGTGGAACAGATGCGGGAACTGTCACCCGCGATGCGCAGCGGCATGATACTCGGCCTGAACTATTACCAGGACATCGACACGCCCGTGAACAAGGCCTTCGTCAAGCGCTATCTCGAGGCCTACAAGAACGTCCCCTCCTATGCCGCGGCCTATGGCTACGACTCCATGCGGACCCTGTTCCTGGCCATGGACAAGGCCAAAAGCGTCGAGGTGAGCGCCGTCATCAAGGCCTTGGAAGGCATGCAGTACGACAGCATTTTCGGACCCACGCATATCGACGCCCGCACGCACCAGACCGTGCGGCCGTACTACGTGGTGGAGTGCAAGGCGCCCGCGGCCATGAAAAACGAATTCGACCTGGCCACCATCGTGGCGCAGGGCGACAAGCCGCAGCCGGCCGAACTCAACCAATGCAAACGCCAGGTGTAA